In Stomoxys calcitrans chromosome 2, idStoCalc2.1, whole genome shotgun sequence, the following proteins share a genomic window:
- the LOC106086714 gene encoding membrane alanyl aminopeptidase has translation MLLICSLLFALLSSSGSWAQEYRLSKDVIPSSYDIAIKPYLRTTDGPKLFTFDGEVNITLQAVVENVKSITLHKDYIEILDTILYDGEGKLVQRIATAELIYETATDKLTVPLQSPLALKANYNLYFNYTGQIRSGLAGVFRGSYDGVNWYAITQLQRIDARTAFPCFDEPQLKAKFRMRITRPKEYLSFFNTRLLSTTIESDGWYTDHFDETPPMSTYLAAFIIGDFNVQGDNDFKMIMHSKVSNNTQYSHEVALKTMAAYDVYTQIPYKSLGNTLMQKAGSVRFPHNGMENWGLVIYLDTVLSHEPGYTDGWSNKEYTVTILVHETAHMWFGNSVTFKWWSYFWLNEAFARYYQYFLANEIYPEFELDKQFVVNQIHLIFATDATNSTQPLTSPEASINSPSQVAYKFSGITYAKGAAIVRMICNLMGKNNFDTAIREYLKENHLKSTEPEDLFVHWKRHWPAGHEVDLNQFLSDWTEQPGFPMISIFTTKEGRYSLQQKRFLLDAQDGSDSTLKYTIPITYTNDRERNFEDLTPRFYFNKSMNQLQFGNSRADEWIILNLQQSNFHRVFYDEILLERLRKAFRAANRSGIHQINRAHLVDDLFTYGRIGILGYDVIFEFMEYLADEIEYLPWNPAFKAFETISQRLTLAQHEKFGEFLFDIMDKVYKKLGFNFNSKSDTVLDIYNRNKVIGWLCKYHHQDCNEEAQREFQFSLSSQVPADFQETLYCSACRDGSFDFYYSLSTMYKGQQLPSQKEKLLRSMGCTRHFVAYHYAFILSNEVPLDSKSSAINSLYSQTPENVEPVYLMVTEKVEVLADILGSWSSTASVISGIANYFTTQHQLDMLKEFIETKGHLFGTSVSTLENAVTAVEKNLLWSERHLGKLFQYLDQRNGAISLSGIIIVMPHLAMVVLKLLW, from the exons ATGTTACTCATTTGTTCACTTCTATTTGCGTTATTGAGCAGCAGCGGTAGTTGGGCCCAAGAATATCGCCTGAGTAAAGATGTCATACCGTCCAGCTATGATATAGCCATTAAACCTTATCTGCGAACCACTGATGGCCCTAAACTATTCACCTTCGATGGTGAAGTCAACATAACGCTGCAAGCCGTGGTGGAAAATGTTAAGAGCATTACCTTACATAAGGACTACATAGAAATTTTGGATACCATACTCTATGATGGTGAAGGCAAACTGGTGCAACGCATTGCAACTGCTGAATTGATTTATGAAACGGCAACTGATAAACTTACGGTGCCCCTGCAATCGCCTTTGGCTTTGAAAGCAAATTATAATTTGTATTTCAATTATACAGGCCAGATACGTAGTGGATTGGCTGGAGTTTTTCGTGGATCGTACGATGGTGTCAA TTGGTATGCAATTACTCAACTGCAACGCATAGATGCAAGAACTGCCTTCCCCTGTTTTGATGAACCGCAGCTTAAAGCCAAGTTTCGCATGCGAATTACTCGTCCCAAGGAGTATCTCTCATTCTTTAATACCAGACTTTTAAGCACTACGATTGAAAG TGATGGTTGGTATACAGACCACTTTGATGAAACTCCACCCATGTCCACTTACTTGGCAGCCTTTATAATTGGAGACTTTAATGTGCAGGGTGACAATGACTTCAAAATGATCATGCATTCGAAAGTAAGCAATAAcacccaatattctcatgaggTAGCCTTGAAGACTATGGCAGCCTATGATGTCTACACACAAATTCCCTATAAGTCTTTGGGCAATACGTTAATGCAAAAGGCTGGATCAGTGCGTTTTCCCCACAATGGTATGGAAAATTGGGGTCTGGTGATATATCT GGACACCGTTTTATCCCATGAACCCGGCTACACCGATGGCTGGTCCAACAAAGAATATACCGTGACTATATTGGTTCATGAAACTGCCCACATGTGGTTTGGCAATAGTGTCACCTTCAAATGGTGGAGCTATTTTTGGTTAAACGAGGCATTTGCTCGTTATTATCAATACTTTTTGGCCAATGAG ATATATCCCGAATTTGAGTTGGACAAACAGTTTGTGGTTAATCAAATCCATTTGATTTTTGCCACTGATGCCACCAACAGTACCCAACCCTTGACCAGTCCAGAGGCCAGTATCAATAGCCCCTCTcaggtggcatacaaatttagtGGCATTACCTATGCCAAGGGAGCTGCCATAGTACGCATGATATGCAATCTAATGGGAAAGAATAATTTTGATACAGCTATAAGAGAATATCTGAAGGAAAA CCATTTGAAAAGCACCGAACCGGAGGATCTCTTCGTCCATTGGAAACGTCATTGGCCTGCAGGACATGAAGTCGATTTGAATCAGTTCCTAAGCGATTGGACCGAACAACCAGGATTCCCCATGATTAGCATCTTCACAACCAAGGAAGGTCGCTATTCTCTGCAGCAAAAGAGATTCCTTTTGGATGCGCAGGATGGTAGTGATAGCACCTTGAAATATACCATACCCATTACCTATACCAATGATCGCGAGCGAAACTTTGAGGATCTCACCCCCCGGTTCTATTTTAACAAATCCATGAACCAACTACAATTTGGAAATTCTAGAGCTGACGAATGGATCATTTTGAATTTGCAACAATCCAATTTCCATCGTGTCTTCTATGATGAGATTTTACTCGAAAGGCTAAGAAAAGCTTTTAGGGCTGCCAATCGCAGTGGCATACACCAAATCAATAGGGCCCACTTGGTGGATGATCTCTTCACTTATGGACGCATAGGCATCTTGGGCTATGATGTCATTTTCGAATTCATGGAATATTTGGCCGATGAAATTGAATATCTACCCTGGAATCCTGCCTTCAAAGCTTTCGAGACTATAAGCCAGCGCTTGACTTTAGCCCAACATGAAAAATTTGGCGAATTCCTATTTGACATCATGGATAAGGTCTACAAGAAATTGGGCTTCAATTTTAACTCAAAGAGTGACACAGTTTTGGATATTTACAATCGCAACAAAGTCATAGGTTGGCTTTGCAAATACCATCACCAAGATTGTAATGAGGAAGCCCAACGTGAGTTCCAATTCAGTTTGTCTTCCCAAGTGCCTGCCGATTTCCAGGAAACTCTCTATTGCTCCGCCTGTCGAGATGGCTCATTTGACTTCTATTACTCCTTGAGCACCATGTACAAGGGTCAACAGTTGCCGAGTCAAAAGGAAAAACTTTTACGCAGCATGGGATGTACGCGTCATTTTGTGGCATACCATTATGCCTTCATTTTAAGCAATGAGGTGCCGCTGGATTCCAAAAGCTCGGCCATAAATAGTTTGTACAGCCAAACACCGGAAAATGTGGAGCCAGTTTATTTAATGGTCACTGAAAAGGTTGAGGTACTGGCGGATAT CTTGGGCAGTTGGTCCTCTACTGCCTCTGTGATAAGCGGCATTGCCAATTACTTTACCACCCAACACCAATTGGACATGCTGAAGGAATTTATTGAAACAAAAGGTCATCTATTTGGTACTTCCGTTAGTACTTTGGAAAATGCCGTCACTGCTGTGGAGAAAAATTTGTTGTGGTCCGAAAGACATTTGGGCAAACTTTTCCAATATCTTGATCAACGCAATGGTGCCATTTCATTGAGTGGAATAATTATTGTAATGCCACATTTGGCCATGGTGGTCCTAAAGCTTCTTTGGTGA